A stretch of DNA from Brassica napus cultivar Da-Ae unplaced genomic scaffold, Da-Ae ScsIHWf_2632;HRSCAF=3384, whole genome shotgun sequence:
CCCAAGTGAACTCTTGctgcaaaataaatataaatttttttttagaaagttaCAATTGGtggaaaaaaatttataatattaaaaattgagaACATATACCGCAAATTGCCGAAACCAAAGTTCTTGATCTTCTGCAGGCATGTCATAGAAAGTTGGATAACCACGCTTTAGCATCGTGTACTCCATCCTAAGAAGGCTGTTGGTGATACCATTGCCAGACAAATCAAACCTACGaaataaaaccaaacacaattaaatgtaaaagatgaatataaaatgaaagaaccttttaaaacaaatacttaCCAAGTGGTGTTTGGGACAATAAGATAATTTGGATCAAGGCGCTGAAGCGATTCTCGGCCAGGTTGCCTAACTAACTCCGCAACAGTCATCGTAGTAGGCAATCCTCCTCCTCTTGAACTTTGAGAAGGGCCGGAAGCTACAGAAGGGGGGGTGCGGGCTGCTGGAGGGGTGGGGGCTGCTGGAGGAGTGGTAGCTGCAACTGGGCTACTAGCGGGTGACGTACTCTGAGTGACTGAAGAAGTACCCCGGCGAAAACGACGTCTAACTATAAGAGGAGGTGGTTCATCCCtacgaaaaaaaaacattagtaagcttttttattatttagaaacgtattataattgtgtttcaaaaaaaaaaaaacgttttattataaaCGTAGTaagcttttttattatttaaaaacattagtaagctttttttattatttagaaacgtattataattgtgtttcaaaaaaaaagaaactttttataattaaattttttttataataattaaaaagtgtttttaaattaatttaacgaaattttataatgaaaaaaatataaaaatatgaaacgttttataattaaaaacgatttttatataattaaaaaaaaaattttaaaaaactttattcaaattaaagaaatccaaaatctaTAACTCCAATCACACAAATCGTAAATAAAAACTTCAATCCCGGCCCTAAACTAACTTCCAAATCCCTAATCAATCTCAAAatcacataaaccctaaaactaacATTGTAACCATTGAAATCCCATGAGAAAGATAAAAGAATTGAAAATCTTACATGACTGGGTGAAAGAGGAGGTCGAATTTGGGGGATTACGTCGGAAATCGCGAGGGAGGAGGAGGGAATCGCCGGAAATCGCGAGGGAGGAGGAGGGGCtgggcggagagagagagaaaacggGGAAGaaatgaggaaaaagaagagattttCTCTTATGTATTCATTTAATGAACCGACGGATAACCGACGGGTTTTTTCCGTCGGTATTTTATCTACCCGTCGGAAATCCGTCGGTTTTTTAATATTGGCGGTTTACCAAAATTTTGCGCGGTACAGCTTGACCcgtgtaattttttaaatatcgaCGACCTTATCCGTCTGTTCTTCGTCGGTATAGTTAATTCCGTCGGTAAtttgtcggaatattccgacgagatACCGACGGATTAAGTTTTAGAGTTTACACAGGGTGtcgaaattatttatatttgttataaaactttctaaaaccaatatattatgttatataatcataaaacattCTAAAAAAATGTTCTAGATTTGTTTGAGTGCTACAACTTCTGAGAACTGGCACAAGCCAACTTAAAAGTGTATGATGTTGTTCGAACGGTTTTGattcatttattatatatggttttgattgaatgattatatatatatgtcatgttcaaagttttaaaactgTGAGAATACAATGGGTAGATTTGTTGTCTGAtgttatatatgatatttaatacaagtgcaaaaaaaatcatatttgtaAAAAACCGAAACTCTCTAAGTtgataatgtccgtcggtattctgtcggtatataccgacgcaTTTCCGACGAACCCCTAGGATTTGAGGGGTTCGTCGGAAATgcgtcggtaaataccgacggaataccgacgaacccctAGAATTTGAGGGGTTcatcggtattccgtcggtatttaccgatGCATTTCCGACGAAACCCTCAAATTCTAGGGTTTCGTCGGAAAtgcgtcggtaaattccgacggaaaaccgacggacattatcaatttagagtttcagtttgatttttttttaactttgaacATGACATATATATAACCATTCAATCAAAACCGTatataatcaatcaatcaaaaccgttcgattttagaatcaacaaatctaatttattttttgtaatttaaaagtATACAACGTTTCAAACccataatttgtttttagaagaaatctacaatgtttaaaaGTAATTTGCATATACATTCATAAAAGAGTATCTACTCTCCATCTGAGGAATTatctgatgatgaacatgatgaaTCTGAATTGTCTTCGTCAAACTCTCCAATCTCGCCGTCCTCTTCGGTTAATTGTTGTTGTAGTGGATCAAATACTCCTTGTACTCGGCTTCTGGGATTTATTGACATGACAACGATCCAAGGATCGTTCCTTTGCCTAATCCGCGGATAACGAATATAGCAAacctgaaaaattataaattatataagtcgaagtaattatatatgattacttccgatggaaaatatatttcaacATACATACCTGGTCAGCTTGTGAAGCAAGAATGAATGGATCGTAAAAATCCAGTCGTCGTCGCGAATGTACAGATGTAACACCGAATGCGTCAGTGCTTACTCCGCGACCAACAACGTTGTCGTACCACTCACAGTTGAAGACAATACATCTCATGCCAATCATTCCCGGGTACTGAATTTCCAAAATCTCGCGTACGTtaccgtagtagacatcgtctcCGGATGACGAAGAAACCCCACAATCAATTGTTCTCCTTACAGTATTTTCCTTAAGAACtctgaatgcatatcctcgtgtGCAatatctcggatatgactttgCAACAAACTTTGGACCACAAACTATCTCACGTAACCAATCTTTAGGTGGGTGCCCAATAGCTAAACAATGGCTTacctataaaaacaaaaaaaatgttttcgtTCATTAAAAGATAATAAGTAAAACGGTTAGTTACCACTAATTACTGATTAGACACTTACATAATCAGAAAGCCATGTTGCAAAGTTGTTTTGCTTGAGTTGTTCGAGTTGTTCTTCTGTCGCATCCGGGTACTTTAAGCGCATCTCTGCCAAGTAAATACtgtaaaaaacacaaaaatgttagatatgtttcaaaaatattgcaaataattcatatttttaaatctatgtACCTCTCATATTCAAGAATGTCTTCGCAGTTTGTAAGCAAATATGTGTGCAAATGAGCATGCTCAGCTACGGTAAGTATCCGGTCCGTTGACTTTCCACTATGTCGTCCAATTTGTGTAAACATGTTTGGCACATAAACATAATAAGTTGCCCTTTcacctctatcatcatgccgtgCAGGTCTTCGACTTTTTGTTCGAACTTCTGATGGAAAGTAGTATTCAGCAAAGTTTGAGGTTTCCTCATTGATGCACTGAGCCACTATTGATCCCTCCACCTTGCTTAAATTCTTGaccttcttcttcagatgaaACATAAACCGTTCGTACAAATACATCCACCTGTACTGCACGGGACCACCGAGTGCCGCTTCTCTCGcaagatgaatagcaagatgctccataacatcaaaaaatgatggaggaaatatcttctcgagGTTGCATAGGATCACCGGTATTTTAACTTCCAAATTGCGGATACCATCTGATGTGAGTGATCTCGAGCATAAATCACGGAAGAAAGCACTTATCCCTACATACACGAAGAAAACAAATTccataagcatatatatatataagcattaaaaaataatatgacaattaatttaactatgttaaattttaaagtaccTGCGATTGCTTCGTGGACATTTCGTGGCAATAGTGCGGAAAACGCAAaaggaaggaggcgctgcatcattacatgacaatcatggctcttcaagccagtaaacttccCTTCACTTTTGTCAACACAATTACGCAAACTTGATgcataaccgtctggaaatttaACACTGTGTGTTATCCAATCAAAAAACTCTTCTTTTGCAGTTGCATCCAGTCGATATATGGGAATAGGACCTTTACCGtgctcatcaacatgaagttcggGACGAGCACAAATATCAaccaaatccagtcttgacttcaagtTATCCTTCGTCTTGCCTTGGACATCAAGGATGGTGTTCATCAAATTGtcgaaaaagttcttctcaatatgcatgacatctaaacaGTGCCGCAACAAATGAGTCTCCCAATAGGGCAAATCCCAGAagatactcttcttatgccaattatGATTTTCCCCTACACCATAAATCGGTTCATGTCCGTTTCCACCCACGTCTGCCGTTCtatctgcaccaaaatctcttaattGTTCCTTCAACTTTTTGCCACTTACTTCTtcaggtggactgtcaaacaccctcttgttctttgtAAACAATGTCTTACTcttacgatatggatgatcgtgtggtagaaatctcctgtgacagtcaaaccaacacgatTTCCGACCattttttagttggaaagcatctgtgttgTCTTGGCAATAaggacatgatagcctcccatgcgtggtccatccagataacataccatatgctggaaaatcacttattgtccacataagtactgctcGCATCTGAAAATTCTCTTtccgcgaaacatcgtatgtatGAACACCGTGCTCCCATAATAATTGCAGCTCATATATcaatggctgaagaaacacatccagtgatctcttaggatgatctggcccgggaaCGAGAATTGAGAGGAACAAAAACTCCCGTCGCATACACAAATGTGGTGGTAA
This window harbors:
- the LOC125601700 gene encoding uncharacterized protein LOC125601700; translation: MGTPYNFRSWLDQPHMDPNTNLLTEEYARGIQEFMGVVQSQPEARTSKYLLCPCSTCKNNIRVKKMEVWSHLYLKGFTRGYKIWYLHGERFEYGSSSEPQTADRLDEPTTDVDFGIGTVQMVYDAYGENLPSGEEEGDRQEQPNVENFPCEEEGEREQPNLEARRFFEMLDAAKQPLYQGCKDGHSPLSSASRLMALKTDYNLAEECVDAIADFVKDVLPEDNLAPGSYYEVQKLVAGLGLPYQVIDVCIDNCMIYWRADENRERCKFCRKPRYQDTTGRVPVPYKRMWYLPLTERLKRLYQSERTAEPMRWHAEHLTNGEITHPSDAEAWKHFQSTYPEFASEVRNVYLALCTDGFSPFGKHGRQYSLWPVILTPYNLPPHLCMRREFLFLSILVPGPDHPKRSLDVFLQPLIYELQLLWEHGVHTYDVSRKENFQMRAVLMWTISDFPAYGMLSGWTTHGRLSCPYCQDNTDAFQLKNGRKSCWFDCHRRFLPHDHPYRKSKTLFTKNKRVFDSPPEEVSGKKLKEQLRDFGADRTADVGGNGHEPIYGVGENHNWHKKSIFWDLPYWETHLLRHCLDVMHIEKNFFDNLMNTILDVQGKTKDNLKSRLDLVDICARPELHVDEHGKGPIPIYRLDATAKEEFFDWITHSVKFPDGYASSLRNCVDKSEGKFTGLKSHDCHVMMQRLLPFAFSALLPRNVHEAIAGISAFFRDLCSRSLTSDGIRNLEVKIPVILCNLEKIFPPSFFDVMEHLAIHLAREAALGGPVQYRWMYLYERFMFHLKKKVKNLSKVEGSIVAQCINEETSNFAEYYFPSEVRTKSRRPARHDDRGERATYYVYVPNMFTQIGRHSGKSTDRILTVAEHAHLHTYLLTNCEDILEYESIYLAEMRLKYPDATEEQLEQLKQNNFATWLSDYVSHCLAIGHPPKDWLREIVCGPKFVAKSYPRYCTRGYAFRVLKENTVRRTIDCGVSSSSGDDVYYGNVREILEIQYPGMIGMRCIVFNCEWYDNVVGRGVSTDAFGVTSVHSRRRLDFYDPFILASQADQVCYIRYPRIRQRNDPWIVVMSINPRSRVQGVFDPLQQQLTEEDGEIGEFDEDNSDSSCSSSDNSSDGE